A single Candidatus Thermokryptus mobilis DNA region contains:
- a CDS encoding thymidine kinase, whose protein sequence is MDITEFEKIPQGTRGTGWIEVIAGSMFSGKTEELIRRIRRAQIAKLKVAVFKPRIDTRYSVDKIVSHSDMSIPSIVVDNAKQILELAKDAQVVGIDEAQFFDMDLVDVCEQLANEGKRVIVAGLDQDYRGKPFEPMPQLLAIAEYITKTHAICVVCGNPASKTQRKIKAGERIVVGASDIYEARCRRCFEPPEE, encoded by the coding sequence ATGGACATAACGGAGTTTGAAAAGATCCCACAAGGAACACGGGGAACCGGATGGATTGAGGTCATTGCTGGAAGTATGTTCAGCGGGAAAACAGAGGAATTGATAAGAAGAATAAGAAGAGCTCAAATTGCAAAATTAAAAGTTGCTGTTTTTAAACCTAGGATTGACACAAGATACAGCGTTGACAAAATAGTTTCGCACAGCGATATGTCAATTCCATCAATCGTCGTTGATAATGCAAAGCAAATACTTGAGCTTGCAAAGGATGCACAAGTTGTAGGGATTGATGAGGCGCAGTTTTTTGATATGGACCTTGTTGATGTATGCGAACAACTCGCTAATGAGGGTAAAAGGGTCATAGTTGCTGGGCTTGACCAAGATTATAGAGGTAAGCCATTTGAGCCGATGCCACAACTTCTCGCAATAGCAGAATATATTACGAAGACGCATGCGATTTGTGTTGTGTGTGGAAATCCGGCAAGTAAAACTCAACGCAAAATAAAAGCGGGAGAAAGAATTGTAGTAGGCGCATCGGACATTTACGAAGCAAGATGTCGCAGATGTTTTGAACCACCAGAGGAATAA